A part of Streptococcus porcinus genomic DNA contains:
- a CDS encoding MFS transporter encodes MKIDEKTNFRHLISSKGISQVGNIMFNFANHTFLAGLNPTSLSLVAIYQSLESIIGVLFNLFGGVIADNFKRKKIIMGTNILCGLACLALSFISQELWLVYAIVITNVVLALMSAFSSPAYKAFTKEIVRKENISRLNSFLETTSNVIKVTIPMVAIFFYNRLGIHGVLTLDGLSFLLAALLVHFIVPINEEVVSKEKMTVREIFADLKIGFKYIYSHKSIFIIITLSAFVNFFLAAYNLLLPYSNQIFENMSSGLYGTFLTAEAIGGFIGAVLSGFVNRQLSTQRLMMFLALSGLMLMLATPLYFIFDNTIVLAFSPALFSLYLAIFNIQFFSIVQREVDNEFLGRVFGIIFTVAILFMPIGTGIFSMLLNPKNTYNFFIIGLSVTLISLISGALFKKYDRSSIK; translated from the coding sequence ATGAAAATAGATGAGAAGACTAATTTTCGTCACTTAATAAGTAGTAAAGGTATATCTCAAGTAGGTAATATAATGTTTAATTTTGCTAATCATACATTTCTTGCTGGTCTTAATCCGACTTCTTTATCGTTAGTTGCAATTTACCAATCCTTGGAAAGTATTATTGGAGTATTATTTAATTTATTTGGTGGAGTTATTGCTGATAACTTTAAACGCAAGAAAATTATTATGGGAACCAATATTCTATGTGGACTTGCTTGTCTAGCTCTCTCATTTATATCTCAAGAATTATGGTTAGTCTATGCAATTGTAATAACCAATGTCGTACTGGCCCTAATGAGTGCTTTTTCTAGTCCAGCATATAAAGCATTTACAAAAGAAATTGTAAGGAAGGAAAATATTTCTCGATTGAATTCGTTTTTAGAAACAACGAGTAATGTTATTAAAGTAACGATTCCGATGGTAGCTATTTTCTTCTATAACAGACTTGGAATACATGGTGTACTAACGCTCGATGGACTATCTTTTTTACTTGCTGCCTTGTTGGTTCACTTTATTGTACCTATTAATGAAGAAGTGGTATCAAAAGAGAAGATGACAGTAAGAGAAATCTTTGCTGATTTGAAAATAGGATTTAAGTATATTTATAGTCATAAATCAATTTTTATCATCATTACTTTATCAGCATTTGTCAACTTCTTTCTAGCAGCTTATAATCTCTTGTTGCCTTACAGTAATCAGATATTTGAAAATATGTCATCTGGGCTTTACGGAACCTTTCTGACAGCAGAAGCGATTGGTGGCTTTATTGGAGCCGTATTAAGCGGTTTTGTGAATAGACAACTGTCAACTCAGCGACTAATGATGTTTTTGGCTTTATCTGGATTAATGCTGATGTTAGCTACACCACTCTATTTTATATTTGATAATACAATCGTTTTAGCTTTTTCCCCAGCACTATTTAGTTTATATCTTGCTATTTTTAATATTCAGTTTTTCTCAATTGTACAAAGAGAGGTTGATAATGAGTTTTTGGGAAGAGTATTTGGAATTATCTTTACGGTAGCGATTCTTTTTATGCCAATTGGTACGGGAATTTTTTCAATGCTATTGAATCCTAAAAATACCTATAATTTTTTTATAATTGGCTTATCTGTTACATTGATATCGCTAATATCTGGTGCTTTATTCAAAAAATATGACCGTTCATCTATTAAGTAA
- a CDS encoding ABC transporter ATP-binding protein — translation MKEKIQGYFSLTEKGVHNVFKAAFLSFLKFMSFMFPPILVFLFLQDIVNKTLKPITFYLGILVVIAIVMYVILEKEYTRTYDATYEESIDLRINIAQKLKELPLSYFSTHNLAELSQTVMMDVNNIEMAISHSLGQGLGFLGFFICMTLLLIAGNPLLGLCVSLPIWLTVAAMYLSKDLQTALISKYYQRLLDNATAFQDAFELQQEIKSYSLQDKVEADVLEKLNDTEKLHVKADFTMASISSLIGVLPFFAPVLTAIIGVSQFKAGHLPLLHYFGYLMAATTLSSQYAGINVFILLILNFRDSFSRIRDLYAEPLLKGEDTKLDSFDIQFKDIVFGYDQNKIIKGVSFQAKQGQVTALVGPSGSGKTTLLRLIARLYDYDSGHITIGGKDIKDMSIRSLYDNIAIVFQNVELFNTSILENIRAGRKSATDEEVLAVAKLANVDKIVEKLPNGYQTLVGENGSKLSGGERQRISIARAFLKNAPIILLDEISASIDVENEMEIQQSINQLIKNKTVIVVSHRLKSIEKADQIIVVDQGQVDHKGKHDFLMQTCQLYMDMVKKSKLAENYTY, via the coding sequence GTGAAAGAAAAGATACAAGGCTATTTTTCATTGACAGAAAAAGGTGTCCATAATGTTTTTAAAGCAGCCTTTTTGTCCTTTTTGAAATTTATGAGTTTTATGTTCCCTCCAATATTGGTATTTCTTTTTTTACAAGATATTGTCAACAAAACATTGAAGCCAATTACATTTTATCTAGGAATTTTGGTGGTAATTGCAATTGTAATGTATGTGATTTTAGAAAAAGAATATACCCGGACATATGATGCGACCTATGAAGAGAGTATAGATTTAAGAATTAATATAGCTCAAAAATTAAAAGAATTACCACTCTCTTATTTTTCAACTCACAATTTAGCTGAACTGTCCCAAACAGTCATGATGGACGTTAATAATATTGAGATGGCTATTTCTCACTCCCTAGGACAGGGACTTGGCTTTTTAGGATTTTTTATTTGCATGACCTTATTGTTGATAGCAGGAAATCCTCTCTTAGGACTATGTGTTAGTTTACCTATTTGGCTAACAGTAGCAGCCATGTATCTTTCCAAGGATCTGCAGACAGCTCTGATTTCGAAATATTACCAACGCTTATTAGATAATGCAACAGCATTTCAAGATGCTTTTGAGTTACAACAAGAAATTAAAAGTTATTCATTACAAGATAAGGTTGAAGCTGATGTTTTAGAGAAACTAAATGATACAGAGAAACTTCATGTAAAAGCTGATTTTACCATGGCTTCTATCAGTTCCTTAATAGGCGTTCTACCTTTCTTTGCACCTGTTTTAACAGCAATTATTGGAGTAAGCCAATTCAAAGCAGGACATTTGCCACTTTTACACTATTTTGGCTATCTGATGGCTGCGACAACCCTGTCAAGTCAGTATGCTGGTATCAACGTGTTCATCTTGCTCATTCTTAATTTTAGAGATAGTTTCTCACGAATACGCGATTTATATGCAGAGCCTTTGCTAAAGGGAGAAGATACCAAGCTTGATTCCTTTGATATTCAGTTTAAAGACATCGTATTTGGATATGATCAAAATAAGATTATTAAAGGAGTTTCGTTTCAAGCTAAGCAAGGTCAGGTCACAGCCTTAGTGGGGCCATCAGGGAGTGGAAAGACAACTCTATTAAGATTAATAGCAAGATTATATGATTATGACAGTGGACACATTACCATTGGTGGTAAGGACATTAAAGATATGAGTATCCGTTCTTTGTATGATAATATTGCTATTGTTTTTCAGAATGTTGAACTTTTTAATACCTCAATCTTAGAAAATATTAGGGCGGGAAGAAAGTCAGCAACTGATGAAGAGGTACTAGCAGTAGCTAAATTAGCCAATGTAGATAAGATAGTTGAGAAGTTGCCAAATGGTTACCAGACGCTTGTTGGAGAAAACGGATCGAAGTTATCAGGTGGTGAACGGCAACGTATTTCAATTGCTAGAGCTTTTCTTAAAAATGCACCGATTATTCTTTTAGACGAAATTTCAGCTTCCATCGATGTGGAAAATGAGATGGAGATTCAACAAAGTATTAATCAATTGATAAAAAATAAAACAGTTATTGTCGTCTCTCATCGTTTAAAATCAATCGAAAAAGCAGATCAGATTATTGTTGTGGATCAAGGTCAAGTTGATCACAAAGGAAAACATGACTTCTTAATGCAAACTTGCCAACTTTACATGGATATGGTCAAAAAATCTAAATTGGCAGAGAACTATACTTACTAA
- a CDS encoding ABC transporter ATP-binding protein — MDTFKRLFYYADEKKKYLIFSLLFSAMATILSFIPYYYFWAILKEMTGNADKQLIQKFALLTFGSTILYLLMYFLSLLCSHTFAFRLESNMRKVGLKHLLNASFSFFDLNPSGRTRKIIDDNASNTHTIIAHILPDSVNAILFPICLLVLSFMANIYVGLLVLIAIAFSLVCIRFMYSDTDMMKEYMGALEDINSETVEYVRGIQVIKIFDMVIESFEKLHQSIINYSVVINRQCRLFKIPYVLFQCVMMSFGALIITIASIQLQTSKPMGEVLSLVVFFMTFSGLLYNAFMKMMFFSKDYSVAKDAVDKLEDLFKEMDCNKLDYGNLSELETNDIEFSKVSFEYEAGRPILKDFNLELKANHKYALVGSSGSGKTTIAKLISGFYPVTSGQLKIGGHDIKNYKSQVIEKNIAFVFQHAMLFKTSIFENVKLGNPDSSDEEVMKALKLAMCESILDKFEAREQTIIGAKGVHLSGGEVQRIAIARAILKDAPIIILDEASAASDPENEYEIQKAFSKLMANKTVIMIAHRLTSIRNVDEILVIEDGKLIERGSHEVLTKKYGKYKQFQDLYDQANDWRL, encoded by the coding sequence ATGGATACCTTTAAACGTCTATTTTACTATGCAGATGAGAAGAAGAAGTATTTGATTTTTTCTCTATTATTTTCAGCTATGGCAACTATCCTTTCTTTTATTCCTTATTATTATTTTTGGGCAATTCTAAAAGAGATGACAGGAAATGCTGACAAGCAACTTATTCAAAAATTTGCTCTTTTGACATTTGGATCAACCATATTATATTTATTGATGTACTTTCTATCATTATTGTGTAGTCATACTTTCGCTTTCAGACTAGAAAGCAATATGAGGAAAGTAGGACTTAAGCATCTGTTAAATGCATCTTTTTCTTTTTTTGATTTAAACCCATCGGGGAGAACACGTAAAATTATTGACGATAATGCTTCTAATACTCACACTATCATTGCACACATTTTACCTGATTCAGTCAATGCTATATTATTTCCTATTTGTCTTTTAGTGCTTTCTTTTATGGCTAATATTTATGTTGGTCTCTTAGTGCTTATTGCTATCGCTTTTTCTTTAGTATGTATAAGATTTATGTATAGTGATACTGACATGATGAAAGAATATATGGGCGCTTTGGAGGATATTAATTCAGAAACAGTTGAGTATGTACGCGGTATCCAAGTCATAAAAATTTTCGATATGGTTATTGAATCGTTTGAAAAATTACATCAATCTATTATCAATTATTCTGTTGTGATTAATAGGCAATGTCGACTCTTTAAAATTCCATATGTTTTATTTCAATGTGTAATGATGAGCTTTGGCGCTCTAATTATCACAATAGCATCGATTCAGCTCCAAACTTCGAAACCTATGGGTGAGGTTTTAAGTCTAGTTGTCTTTTTCATGACATTTTCAGGATTACTTTATAATGCTTTTATGAAAATGATGTTTTTTAGTAAAGATTATTCTGTCGCCAAAGATGCTGTTGATAAATTAGAAGATTTGTTTAAGGAAATGGATTGTAATAAGCTAGATTATGGAAACCTGAGTGAGTTAGAGACTAATGACATTGAATTTTCGAAGGTAAGTTTTGAGTATGAGGCTGGGAGACCTATTTTAAAAGATTTTAATTTGGAACTCAAAGCTAATCATAAATATGCCCTCGTGGGCTCTTCGGGTTCAGGAAAAACAACAATTGCCAAATTAATTTCTGGTTTTTATCCTGTTACCTCAGGTCAATTAAAAATAGGTGGTCATGATATTAAAAACTATAAAAGCCAGGTCATTGAAAAAAATATTGCTTTTGTATTTCAACATGCAATGCTTTTCAAAACAAGTATCTTTGAAAATGTTAAATTAGGAAATCCCGATAGCAGTGATGAAGAAGTGATGAAAGCCTTGAAACTAGCGATGTGTGAGAGTATTTTAGACAAGTTTGAAGCAAGAGAACAGACGATTATTGGTGCGAAAGGGGTTCATTTATCTGGTGGTGAAGTACAGAGGATTGCTATTGCAAGGGCTATTTTAAAAGATGCTCCAATTATTATTTTAGATGAAGCCAGTGCAGCTAGTGACCCTGAAAACGAATATGAAATTCAAAAAGCTTTTTCAAAATTGATGGCCAATAAGACCGTTATAATGATTGCTCATCGTTTGACCAGCATTAGGAATGTTGATGAAATCTTAGTAATTGAAGATGGGAAATTAATTGAACGAGGAAGTCATGAGGTTTTAACTAAAAAGTATGGTAAATATAAGCAATTTCAAGATTTGTATGATCAAGCCAATGACTGGAGGTTATAA
- a CDS encoding MptD family putative ECF transporter S component, with translation MTKQLKIKDFLLIALLTALYMLIYFATMLISAPFGPFGHAISPGICALFSGTVLYFMSKKVGKMWQFTLMTFLIMAIFTLLGGGYLPWLISSVAMAILADVLASSSKNTSLIKLAIASGFMHVGQAWGAIIPSLFFVEKYKEEWIQRGQSIKDMEELIKYTTGVWSLISTVVVFLMAIAGSYLGYFILRKHFKEN, from the coding sequence ATGACAAAACAATTAAAAATTAAAGATTTTTTATTAATTGCTTTATTGACAGCGCTTTATATGCTGATTTACTTTGCAACAATGCTGATTAGCGCACCTTTTGGTCCTTTTGGACATGCTATTAGTCCGGGTATATGTGCGTTGTTCTCAGGAACGGTATTGTATTTCATGTCCAAAAAAGTTGGGAAAATGTGGCAGTTTACTCTTATGACTTTTTTAATTATGGCTATTTTCACCCTGTTAGGTGGTGGCTATCTTCCGTGGCTAATAAGTTCAGTTGCTATGGCCATTCTAGCAGATGTACTAGCGTCAAGTTCTAAAAACACAAGTCTAATCAAATTGGCGATTGCTTCAGGATTCATGCATGTGGGGCAAGCCTGGGGAGCAATTATTCCATCCCTATTTTTTGTAGAAAAGTATAAGGAAGAATGGATTCAAAGAGGGCAATCAATCAAAGATATGGAGGAGCTAATTAAATATACAACCGGGGTATGGAGTCTTATATCAACAGTGGTTGTCTTTTTGATGGCTATCGCTGGAAGCTATTTAGGTTATTTCATTTTGAGAAAACATTTTAAGGAGAATTAG
- a CDS encoding energy-coupling factor transporter transmembrane component T, whose protein sequence is MLLINPNSKLQISAKKVNALTVILINTSLPLVNSLYPSHKGVIFSQLVSLLVIFLGGYYLKVIKATCFLVLFYSSYLLSSVYFKNGILTSFFRMSLLFIPCFLLAWLLCTEYNSSELLSALQRLHLPKIFLIGLMVTLRYISVFRKEFQLIKEAMQVRGVDLSFKHPIRTFEYLLVPQLFRCLALSNDLTSASLTKGLTVPCRRTSYFVSRWSVYDVLIFIIVCLGYGMILGGIYD, encoded by the coding sequence ATGCTATTAATAAATCCGAACAGTAAGCTACAAATATCAGCTAAAAAAGTTAATGCGTTAACAGTTATTTTGATCAATACATCATTACCACTTGTGAATAGTTTATATCCATCCCATAAAGGGGTAATATTTTCACAACTAGTTAGTTTACTAGTTATCTTTTTAGGAGGTTATTACTTAAAGGTTATTAAAGCGACGTGTTTCCTAGTGTTATTTTACAGCTCCTATTTATTATCGTCTGTCTACTTTAAAAATGGAATCCTAACTTCATTTTTTAGAATGTCTTTGTTATTTATACCTTGTTTTCTTTTAGCATGGCTTCTTTGTACAGAGTATAATTCTTCTGAATTATTATCAGCTCTCCAACGCTTACACTTGCCTAAGATATTTTTGATAGGTCTAATGGTAACATTGAGGTATATATCAGTTTTTAGAAAAGAATTTCAACTAATTAAGGAAGCGATGCAAGTAAGAGGGGTCGACTTATCTTTCAAACATCCGATAAGAACTTTTGAATACCTATTGGTTCCTCAATTGTTTCGTTGTTTAGCACTGAGTAATGACTTAACCAGCGCTAGCTTGACAAAAGGGCTGACGGTTCCTTGTAGGAGAACAAGTTATTTTGTTTCAAGATGGTCAGTTTATGATGTTCTCATTTTTATAATAGTTTGTTTGGGGTATGGAATGATTTTAGGTGGTATTTATGACTAA
- a CDS encoding TetR/AcrR family transcriptional regulator — protein sequence MATSKRLSKAERKQEIMASASKQIIAKGFSNTSVEDIIAGTTMSKGGVYHYYKNTLDIFKDLMLEGLTYRNKIIQEHFEECQAGHETEFLVNQLVDKVIDDNDLMPLYVEFLIEKKRNPELNSIFESLKEQSLLDLKRIMPSLPTILEQKESYDLLTDVINGMILASNLLGARENFKANRVLLERLFLLLFNQ from the coding sequence ATGGCCACAAGTAAACGATTAAGTAAGGCAGAACGCAAACAAGAAATTATGGCATCTGCTTCAAAGCAAATTATTGCAAAAGGTTTTTCAAATACAAGTGTGGAAGATATCATTGCTGGCACGACTATGTCCAAAGGTGGGGTTTATCATTATTATAAGAATACATTAGACATTTTTAAAGACCTAATGCTGGAAGGATTGACCTACAGAAATAAGATTATTCAAGAGCATTTTGAGGAGTGTCAAGCTGGACACGAGACGGAGTTTCTGGTCAATCAGTTAGTAGATAAAGTCATAGATGATAATGATTTGATGCCACTTTATGTCGAATTCCTGATTGAGAAGAAGCGAAATCCAGAACTTAATAGTATCTTCGAATCCTTGAAAGAACAGTCCTTGCTTGATTTAAAAAGGATAATGCCTAGTCTTCCAACTATTTTGGAGCAAAAAGAGTCTTACGACTTGTTGACTGATGTTATAAATGGGATGATACTCGCTTCTAATCTACTTGGTGCAAGAGAGAATTTCAAGGCTAATAGGGTACTATTAGAACGTTTATTTTTGTTGCTTTTCAATCAATAA
- a CDS encoding ABC transporter ATP-binding protein, which yields MTKKIMLAQELSFTYEENKKSTLNKVNINLDLGELVFLTGRSGSGKSTLLNIINGIIPEVIEGQLVGDLWIDGQKHLKVHERHLLLGNVFQNLRSQFFTTNTTSELVFEMENCGVAHQDMVRRLKAINEKFKIEALLDRHVMTLSSGERQLLALLTALMMYPKILIFDEPSANLDYGNVMRLRQQIAALKKEDKLIIIADHRCFYLQGMMDQVLLLEDGTLKSYASEEAFYQTYYGKRVFDLFSHLYPAREISQTMIETVKIDQVSYKNILKDITLSFHQYEIAVIVGNNGAGKTTLAKLIAQLLKPSKGSIEVESQPLYIMQEADFQLFSSSCLKELEITCHDNEKNKEALQLVDLYDLKHKHPHSLSGGEKQRLQLAIAFVSSSDVIILDEPTSGLDKVSMEKVIVMLKLLKKEKTIIVISHDYEFIRGIADRIIYIAGHQIADDFYLEAQHITRLNTIYSEMEKYYDKTIKN from the coding sequence ATGACTAAAAAAATAATGCTAGCACAAGAGTTGAGCTTCACCTATGAAGAAAATAAAAAAAGCACCTTGAATAAGGTCAATATTAACCTTGACTTAGGTGAACTTGTTTTTTTAACAGGCAGGAGTGGTTCAGGTAAGTCGACCTTACTGAATATTATTAATGGTATTATTCCAGAAGTTATTGAAGGTCAATTAGTTGGGGATTTATGGATTGATGGACAAAAGCATTTAAAAGTTCATGAGCGTCATTTACTTCTAGGAAATGTTTTTCAAAACTTAAGAAGTCAGTTTTTTACGACAAATACGACATCAGAATTGGTTTTTGAGATGGAAAATTGTGGTGTGGCTCATCAAGATATGGTTAGACGACTGAAAGCAATCAATGAGAAATTTAAAATTGAAGCTCTGCTAGACCGTCATGTTATGACTCTCTCTTCTGGTGAACGACAGTTGTTGGCTCTGCTGACAGCTTTGATGATGTATCCTAAAATTCTTATATTTGATGAACCATCTGCTAATCTAGACTATGGCAACGTTATGAGATTACGGCAACAAATAGCAGCATTAAAAAAAGAAGATAAGCTGATTATTATTGCAGATCATCGATGCTTCTACCTACAAGGGATGATGGATCAGGTATTGTTACTCGAAGACGGGACATTAAAATCCTACGCCTCTGAAGAAGCTTTTTATCAGACTTACTATGGAAAACGCGTATTTGATTTGTTTAGTCATCTGTACCCAGCTCGTGAGATTAGCCAAACAATGATTGAAACTGTCAAGATAGATCAAGTCTCTTACAAGAATATATTAAAAGATATTACTCTTAGTTTTCATCAGTATGAGATAGCAGTGATAGTTGGGAATAATGGTGCGGGAAAAACGACCTTAGCTAAACTCATCGCTCAGTTACTTAAGCCTTCTAAAGGAAGTATTGAGGTGGAGAGTCAACCTTTATATATTATGCAAGAGGCAGATTTTCAACTCTTTAGCTCTTCATGCCTTAAAGAATTAGAAATAACTTGTCATGATAATGAAAAAAATAAAGAAGCATTACAATTAGTGGATTTATACGATTTAAAGCATAAGCATCCACATTCATTGAGCGGAGGAGAAAAGCAACGTTTACAACTTGCGATAGCTTTTGTTAGCTCAAGTGATGTCATTATTTTAGACGAACCTACAAGTGGTCTTGATAAGGTATCAATGGAAAAGGTTATTGTCATGCTGAAATTATTAAAAAAAGAAAAAACGATTATCGTCATTTCACATGATTATGAGTTCATCAGAGGGATTGCCGATCGTATTATCTACATTGCTGGTCATCAAATAGCAGATGATTTTTACTTAGAAGCTCAACACATTACTAGACTAAATACAATTTATAGTGAAATGGAGAAATATTATGACAAAACAATTAAAAATTAA